One window from the genome of Rhizobium sp. Pop5 encodes:
- a CDS encoding type II toxin-antitoxin system RelE/ParE family toxin, whose amino-acid sequence MPQVIFSPAAIRDLERLREFLRPKNPSAAKRAGETILKSVRALGMNPYMGRLVEDLPEQYREWLIDFGDSGDVVRYHIDGDALTILAVRHQRDAGF is encoded by the coding sequence ATGCCACAAGTAATCTTCTCCCCGGCTGCAATCCGTGACCTTGAACGATTGCGCGAGTTCCTGCGGCCGAAAAATCCATCGGCCGCCAAACGGGCAGGCGAAACGATCCTTAAATCTGTGCGGGCCCTCGGCATGAATCCGTATATGGGACGTCTCGTCGAGGATTTGCCCGAGCAATACCGGGAATGGCTTATCGATTTCGGAGATAGCGGGGACGTGGTTCGCTACCATATCGATGGAGACGCTTTGACGATCCTGGCAGTACGGCACCAGAGGGACGCAGGGTTCTGA
- a CDS encoding CopG family ribbon-helix-helix protein, with protein sequence MASPTSLKLDDELKGRVQQLAEVRRRSSHWIMREAIAQYVEREEKREALRQETLNAWNEFQATGLHVTGDQVENWLSTWGTDEELPAPECHK encoded by the coding sequence ATGGCATCGCCGACGTCGCTCAAACTCGATGATGAGCTGAAGGGCCGTGTCCAGCAATTGGCCGAAGTCCGCCGCCGCTCGTCTCACTGGATCATGCGGGAAGCCATTGCGCAATATGTGGAGCGTGAGGAGAAGCGCGAGGCGCTGCGGCAGGAGACGCTCAATGCCTGGAACGAATTTCAGGCGACGGGTCTGCACGTGACCGGTGATCAAGTGGAGAATTGGCTTTCGACATGGGGAACTGACGAAGAGCTGCCCGCGCCCGAATGCCACAAGTAA
- a CDS encoding Lrp/AsnC family transcriptional regulator encodes MAALDTIDRNILRLLRLDARMSNAKLAGEVGLSPSACLRRIKIMEKSGVIRGYTALVDTGNADATIAVIINITLERQTEDYLDRFEAAVRRHPEIRECFLMTGGSDYLLRVEVANAGEFERIHKEILSALPGVLRIHSSFSIRNVLATRTRGKR; translated from the coding sequence ATGGCCGCCCTCGACACGATCGACCGCAACATTCTGAGGCTGCTGCGCCTCGATGCCCGCATGAGCAATGCCAAGCTCGCCGGCGAAGTTGGCCTGTCACCATCGGCCTGCCTCAGGCGCATCAAGATCATGGAAAAATCAGGCGTGATCCGCGGCTATACCGCGCTTGTCGACACCGGCAATGCGGATGCGACGATCGCCGTGATCATCAACATCACTCTCGAACGGCAGACGGAAGATTATCTCGACCGTTTCGAGGCGGCCGTTCGTCGTCATCCCGAAATCCGGGAATGTTTCCTGATGACGGGCGGTTCGGATTATCTGCTGCGCGTCGAGGTCGCCAATGCCGGCGAATTCGAGCGAATCCACAAGGAAATATTATCGGCTTTGCCCGGCGTCCTCAGGATTCACTCCAGCTTCTCGATCCGCAACGTCCTGGCGACGCGCACGAGAGGCAAGCGCTGA
- a CDS encoding LuxR family transcriptional regulator — protein sequence MLSSSRFFYSLDRISAAPTLQDLETTLDEVRHIYAISHMVLHVTRPTGTAGNPLLMLTYPPEWVKQYLERDYFSIDPVIRLGRRGFLPVEWSASKWDSGRAHGFFKEAMAFGVGRQGVTLPVRGPQGERSLFTVTSNHPEAYWKQFRMDSMRDLQFLAHHLHDRAMVLSGMRKAADFPQLSRRELQCLEMTANGLLAKQICARLSISVSAVQLYLASARRKLTVATTTEAVARATALELI from the coding sequence ATGCTGAGCAGTTCTCGTTTTTTCTACAGTCTGGACCGGATCTCCGCAGCGCCGACATTGCAGGATCTGGAAACGACGCTTGATGAAGTCCGCCACATCTATGCGATATCGCATATGGTTTTGCATGTGACACGCCCTACGGGGACGGCCGGCAATCCGCTGCTGATGCTGACCTATCCGCCCGAATGGGTGAAGCAATATCTGGAACGGGACTATTTCAGCATCGATCCGGTCATACGTCTCGGCCGGCGCGGCTTCCTGCCGGTGGAATGGTCCGCGTCGAAATGGGATTCGGGCCGGGCACACGGCTTCTTCAAGGAAGCGATGGCCTTCGGCGTCGGCCGGCAAGGTGTCACCCTGCCGGTGCGGGGACCGCAGGGCGAACGATCGCTGTTTACGGTGACATCAAACCACCCTGAAGCCTACTGGAAGCAATTCCGCATGGACAGCATGCGTGACCTCCAGTTTCTCGCCCACCATCTCCATGACAGGGCAATGGTCTTGTCGGGGATGAGAAAGGCTGCGGATTTCCCGCAATTGTCGCGCCGCGAATTGCAATGCCTTGAAATGACTGCCAATGGCCTTCTGGCCAAGCAGATCTGCGCTCGTCTATCGATTTCGGTGAGCGCCGTGCAGCTCTATCTCGCCTCGGCGCGCCGGAAGCTGACGGTTGCGACGACGACCGAGGCGGTTGCCCGGGCCACGGCGCTCGAACTGATATAG